The Flavobacterium psychrophilum genome includes a region encoding these proteins:
- a CDS encoding stationary phase survival protein SurE (catalyzes the conversion of a phosphate monoester to an alcohol and a phosphate) encodes MKKKPLILVTNDDGISAPGLRALISVMKELGDVAVVAPDSPQSATGHAITINNTLTINKVDIDPDIETEYSCSGTPVDCVKFAVSEILHRKPDLCVSGINHGSNSSINVIYSGTMSAAVEAGIEGIPAIGFSLLDYNWNADFEQIKSAIRKITTEVLENGLPEGVILNVNFPKLKEKEIKGIKVCRQAKAMWQERFDKRQSPMGKDYYWLTGKFVNLDNGEDTDEWALEHGYISVVPVQFDLTAHHAMQTLNTWNLND; translated from the coding sequence ATGAAGAAAAAACCCTTAATACTGGTGACCAACGATGACGGCATTTCTGCACCGGGACTACGCGCCCTGATAAGTGTTATGAAAGAACTCGGAGACGTTGCCGTGGTAGCCCCGGACAGTCCGCAATCGGCTACAGGACATGCCATAACTATAAACAATACACTAACCATAAACAAGGTTGATATTGACCCGGACATAGAAACCGAATACAGCTGCAGCGGCACCCCTGTAGACTGCGTTAAGTTTGCTGTAAGCGAAATACTGCACCGTAAACCCGACCTATGTGTATCTGGTATTAACCACGGATCGAACTCTTCTATTAATGTAATTTATTCGGGAACGATGAGTGCTGCGGTTGAAGCAGGCATCGAGGGGATTCCTGCAATCGGCTTCTCGCTTCTGGACTATAACTGGAACGCCGATTTTGAGCAGATTAAATCTGCTATACGAAAAATCACGACCGAAGTCCTTGAAAACGGATTACCGGAAGGTGTAATTCTGAATGTAAACTTCCCAAAACTGAAAGAGAAAGAAATTAAAGGCATAAAAGTATGCCGACAGGCAAAAGCCATGTGGCAGGAACGTTTCGACAAACGCCAAAGCCCAATGGGTAAAGATTACTACTGGCTTACGGGCAAGTTTGTAAACCTTGACAACGGCGAAGACACTGACGAATGGGCTTTAGAGCATGGTTACATATCGGTAGTACCGGTACAATTTGATCTTACTGCGCATCATGCAATGCAAACGCTGAACACCTGGAACCTGAACGATTGA